One genomic window of Candidatus Komeilibacteria bacterium CG_4_10_14_0_2_um_filter_37_10 includes the following:
- a CDS encoding alkaline phosphatase, producing the protein MTEIIHFVTSIVTDIINSWHYFGVLFLMTLESANIPIPSEVILPYAGFLASHGQMNYHLAAIVGAFGCVIGGIISYYLGYILGRPFLMKHGKWLLISNRDIELVDHLLEKHGNAIYFVSRMLPVVRTYISIVVGISRGHFWKFTISGFIGSLIWCYILVFLGVVLGNNWNQLGPWWDKFNVGIIVLIIIGIAWHISRVFRKK; encoded by the coding sequence ATGACGGAAATCATTCATTTTGTTACAAGCATTGTTACCGATATTATTAATAGTTGGCATTATTTCGGCGTGTTGTTTTTGATGACTTTAGAGTCCGCTAATATTCCCATTCCATCGGAAGTAATATTGCCCTATGCTGGTTTCTTAGCTAGTCACGGGCAAATGAACTATCATCTAGCCGCGATAGTTGGTGCCTTTGGCTGTGTTATTGGCGGTATCATTTCTTATTATCTTGGCTATATATTAGGTCGACCATTTCTCATGAAGCATGGTAAGTGGCTATTAATATCTAATCGTGATATTGAGTTGGTAGATCATTTATTAGAAAAACACGGTAATGCAATTTATTTTGTCTCACGGATGTTACCAGTTGTGCGTACTTATATATCTATTGTTGTGGGTATTTCCCGTGGTCATTTTTGGAAGTTTACTATCTCTGGATTTATTGGCTCATTAATTTGGTGCTATATTTTGGTTTTTTTAGGAGTGGTTTTGGGAAATAATTGGAATCAACTCGGGCCCTGGTGGGATAAATTCAACGTCGGGATAATAGTTTTGATTATTATTGGTATTGCTTGGCATATCAGCAGAGTTTTTCGAAAAAAGTAG
- a CDS encoding flavodoxin produces MKKLIVYYSLSGNVQAMAEAMADAIGADILVLKPQEEIKATGLMKYFWGGRQVVMGVKPELRDWLIDPRDYDFIIIGTPVWAYTFAPPLSTFFSLVKLQNKKVAVFCCHGGGKRNTLDKMKEQLKDNIIVGKIDFLEPQKHDLIAEKKRAAQWATMLVNKLSE; encoded by the coding sequence ATGAAAAAATTAATTGTTTATTATTCTTTGTCCGGCAATGTTCAAGCAATGGCTGAGGCGATGGCCGATGCTATTGGCGCTGATATTTTAGTTTTGAAACCTCAGGAGGAAATAAAGGCTACTGGTTTGATGAAATATTTTTGGGGTGGTAGACAAGTGGTGATGGGAGTGAAGCCAGAGCTTCGAGACTGGCTGATAGATCCCCGCGATTATGATTTTATTATTATTGGCACACCTGTTTGGGCCTATACTTTCGCCCCACCGCTCAGTACATTTTTTTCGCTTGTTAAATTACAAAATAAGAAGGTGGCAGTATTTTGTTGTCATGGCGGTGGCAAAAGAAATACCCTAGATAAAATGAAGGAGCAGCTGAAAGACAATATCATTGTTGGTAAAATTGATTTTTTGGAACCCCAAAAGCATGATTTGATAGCAGAGAAGAAAAGAGCAGCACAGTGGGCGACGATGTTAGTAAATAAATTATCGGAATAA